In one Armatimonadota bacterium genomic region, the following are encoded:
- a CDS encoding glycosyltransferase has product MPKVSILLTCYNHLRYLKAAWQSILDQTFQDFEVIALDDGSTDGTREWLSSQEGAKLVFNPQNVGTYATLNIGLHHATGEYIAVFNDDDIWMPTKLERQVAMLDANPRIGLVHTDGWFIDGEGRQRQDSPLGFEFPRTETGDILLALIHANAIIASAVVARKTCFDELGGFNERYFGSGDWEMWYRICEKWDAGYIGEPLTLYRVHGANASHKLDRIWQDDALLREWIAERIPNYRGRFSPEDLQEAEAHNYACLGTVKVLGGEAEEGREYYRRSLEIDPKRWKSRARICASYLPKSFFRKLL; this is encoded by the coding sequence ATGCCGAAAGTCTCGATCCTCCTCACCTGCTACAACCACCTCCGATACCTTAAGGCGGCATGGCAAAGTATTTTAGACCAAACGTTCCAAGATTTTGAAGTGATCGCCTTGGACGACGGATCTACGGACGGCACCCGAGAATGGCTCTCCAGTCAAGAGGGGGCCAAGTTGGTCTTCAATCCGCAAAACGTTGGCACTTACGCGACCCTCAACATCGGTCTGCATCACGCCACCGGCGAATACATCGCCGTTTTCAATGACGACGACATTTGGATGCCGACAAAACTGGAACGCCAGGTCGCCATGCTGGACGCCAACCCCCGAATCGGCCTTGTGCACACCGACGGCTGGTTCATCGACGGTGAGGGCCGCCAAAGGCAGGATTCCCCCCTCGGTTTTGAATTCCCCCGCACCGAAACCGGGGACATCCTCCTCGCCCTCATCCATGCCAACGCCATCATCGCCAGCGCCGTCGTGGCGCGAAAAACTTGCTTTGACGAACTCGGGGGGTTCAATGAGCGGTATTTCGGATCGGGCGATTGGGAGATGTGGTACCGGATTTGTGAAAAGTGGGACGCCGGCTACATCGGGGAGCCGCTGACCCTCTACCGGGTTCATGGGGCCAACGCGAGCCACAAACTGGATCGCATCTGGCAAGATGACGCCCTGCTGCGGGAATGGATTGCCGAGAGGATCCCAAACTACCGAGGCCGGTTCTCGCCCGAGGATCTGCAAGAAGCCGAAGCCCACAACTATGCCTGCCTGGGCACCGTCAAAGTTTTGGGCGGCGAGGCAGAAGAGGGCCGGGAATATTACCGCCGCTCTCTGGAAATCGACCCCAAACGGTGGAAAAGTCGCGCCAGGATCTGCGCCAGCTACCTGCCCAAATCCTTTTTTCGCAAACTCCTCTAA
- a CDS encoding stage II sporulation protein M, whose translation MVFNEEEYMGRRYDGWQRLSLLCNKAHKSFRDLTGAEIVEYVRLYRQASGDLAYLSAHSSNRDVVAYLNTLVSRAYGQLYRNRAAPFGKVIQQAVWLGADTFRRRFWAFLIAATVFFAGAFYAATMMTVRPETRPYFVSAEMEPLFKEWQKGGFDPRTVDESTMMTGFYASNNPRVGLVTIGVAAGTAGIGSTLMIWQNGVMVGALGRDMLDVGLLPYLIASIAPHGISEIGGIFVAGGAGYVLAAGLLFPGRRRLVDSLKHAGKDAFVLTVLALVMIFAAAPIEGFFSFNPNISIPVKVAFALVALTAWTAYLGFYGRNLTAEDVGLA comes from the coding sequence GTGGTTTTCAACGAAGAGGAATACATGGGTCGGCGGTACGACGGGTGGCAGCGGCTCTCCCTATTGTGCAACAAGGCCCACAAATCGTTCCGCGACCTGACGGGGGCGGAGATCGTGGAATATGTCCGCCTCTATCGGCAGGCCTCTGGTGATCTGGCTTATCTGAGCGCCCATTCCAGCAACCGGGATGTCGTCGCTTATTTGAACACGTTGGTCAGCCGGGCTTATGGGCAGTTGTATCGGAACCGGGCCGCCCCATTTGGCAAAGTGATCCAGCAAGCGGTTTGGCTGGGTGCCGATACGTTCCGGCGGCGGTTCTGGGCGTTTTTGATCGCGGCAACCGTGTTTTTCGCCGGAGCTTTTTACGCGGCGACAATGATGACGGTGCGGCCGGAGACCCGGCCTTATTTTGTGAGCGCCGAAATGGAGCCGCTGTTCAAGGAATGGCAAAAGGGCGGGTTCGACCCGCGGACCGTGGATGAGAGCACGATGATGACCGGGTTTTATGCCAGCAACAATCCCAGGGTCGGATTGGTGACGATCGGGGTGGCGGCGGGAACGGCGGGGATCGGTTCCACTTTGATGATTTGGCAGAACGGCGTCATGGTCGGCGCCTTGGGCCGCGACATGCTGGATGTCGGCTTGCTGCCTTACCTGATCGCATCCATCGCCCCCCACGGCATCAGCGAAATTGGGGGGATCTTCGTTGCCGGTGGTGCCGGTTATGTCCTGGCCGCGGGCTTGCTGTTCCCTGGGCGGCGCCGGTTAGTGGATTCGCTCAAACATGCGGGGAAGGATGCGTTTGTCCTCACCGTTTTGGCTTTGGTGATGATTTTTGCCGCGGCGCCGATTGAAGGGTTTTTCAGCTTCAACCCGAACATCTCGATCCCGGTGAAAGTCGCGTTTGCCCTGGTCGCTCTCACGGCCTGGACGGCGTACCTTGGTTTTTATGGCCGCAACCTGACCGCCGAAGATGTCGGTTTGGCTTAG
- a CDS encoding RNA polymerase sigma factor RpoD/SigA has product MTRESTASDPGIGSYLSRLTQAPLLSAEEERVLTVAAQNGSAAARERLVESNIRLVINIAKGYHSRQIPLEDLIQEGAIGLITAIERFDPGKGFRFSTYATHWIKQSIGRAVDSKSKTIRLPAHISQTLRRIEKTRTDIMAKTGCDPTHEQIAREMGISLRKLASLMQASQELISLEIRVGDGESSTLGSLLPDTANRDPEEAIIDSEVIEELNEFLNLLTDRERRIVQYRLRNDDGTSRFRDELSVELRITRERVRQIEIQAIKKLRQIASRRRTKEYLG; this is encoded by the coding sequence ATGACCCGAGAATCGACCGCCTCCGACCCTGGGATCGGCAGCTACCTGAGCCGCCTCACGCAGGCCCCCTTGCTCTCGGCTGAAGAAGAGCGGGTGCTCACGGTCGCCGCCCAAAACGGGTCGGCGGCCGCCCGGGAACGCCTTGTCGAATCCAACATCCGGCTGGTCATCAACATCGCCAAGGGTTACCATTCCCGGCAAATCCCATTGGAAGACCTGATCCAAGAAGGGGCGATCGGGCTCATCACTGCCATCGAAAGGTTCGACCCCGGCAAGGGCTTCCGGTTTTCCACCTATGCGACCCACTGGATCAAACAGTCCATCGGCCGCGCCGTTGATAGTAAATCAAAAACGATCCGGTTGCCCGCCCACATCAGCCAAACCCTGCGGCGGATCGAAAAAACCCGGACGGACATCATGGCCAAAACGGGCTGCGACCCCACCCATGAGCAGATCGCCCGGGAAATGGGGATCAGCCTGCGCAAACTCGCCAGCCTGATGCAGGCATCGCAGGAGCTCATCAGCCTCGAAATCCGTGTCGGCGACGGCGAAAGCTCCACTCTGGGGAGCCTGTTGCCTGACACCGCCAACCGCGACCCCGAAGAGGCGATCATCGACAGCGAGGTGATCGAAGAGCTCAACGAATTCCTCAACCTCCTCACCGACCGCGAACGACGGATCGTGCAATACCGGCTCCGCAACGACGATGGGACCAGCCGATTCCGCGACGAATTGAGCGTAGAACTGAGGATCACCCGCGAACGGGTCCGCCAAATCGAAATCCAAGCGATCAAAAAACTTCGGCAGATTGCATCCCGCCGAAGAACAAAAGAGTATTTGGGGTGA
- a CDS encoding VTT domain-containing protein: MPPFIESLLHIDRHLEALIHQYGPAVHLILFAVIFMETGLVFMPFLPGDSLLFAAGLFAHPERNGFSFPLLMLGLPFAAILGDTVNFHIGKYLGEHFLFKAKFFNPAWLKKTQEFYAKHGGKTIILGRFVPIVRTVAPFVAGMDAMRFRDYLPKCIIGSFLWVWICVGAGYVLGEIPWVRKNFELVILGVVVLSVVAIALELWRERLSRKKANATLVAADLNAND, from the coding sequence ATGCCCCCATTCATCGAATCCCTCCTGCACATCGACAGGCATTTGGAAGCTTTGATCCACCAATATGGACCGGCTGTCCACCTGATCTTGTTCGCCGTGATTTTCATGGAGACCGGACTGGTCTTCATGCCGTTTTTGCCGGGAGATTCGCTGCTATTTGCCGCCGGGCTGTTTGCTCACCCAGAAAGGAACGGCTTCAGCTTCCCCCTCCTGATGCTCGGATTACCTTTTGCCGCGATCCTGGGCGACACCGTCAATTTCCACATCGGCAAGTACCTGGGCGAGCACTTCCTGTTCAAAGCCAAGTTCTTTAACCCGGCGTGGCTCAAAAAAACCCAAGAGTTCTATGCCAAACACGGGGGGAAAACCATCATCTTGGGCCGGTTCGTGCCGATCGTCCGGACCGTGGCCCCCTTTGTGGCCGGTATGGATGCCATGCGGTTCCGCGATTACCTGCCGAAATGCATCATTGGCAGCTTCCTGTGGGTCTGGATCTGCGTGGGGGCTGGCTACGTGCTTGGCGAGATCCCGTGGGTTCGCAAGAATTTTGAACTCGTCATCCTCGGCGTGGTCGTGTTGAGCGTTGTGGCCATCGCGTTGGAACTTTGGCGCGAACGGCTCAGCCGGAAAAAGGCAAATGCAACCCTTGTGGCTGCGGACCTGAACGCAAACGACTGA
- the fabZ gene encoding 3-hydroxyacyl-ACP dehydratase FabZ — MDIQEIMQHLPHRYPILLVDRIVEVEPRKRCVGIKNVTMNEPHFQGHYPGTPIMPGVLIIEAMAQAGAVILLSDPELSGLLPVIGGIDNVKFRRQVVPGDQLRMEIELVKFKGAVGKIHAVASVEGQTAAEMDMVFKLIPRG; from the coding sequence ATGGACATCCAAGAGATCATGCAGCACCTGCCCCACAGGTACCCCATCCTGTTGGTGGACCGGATTGTGGAGGTTGAACCCCGCAAACGGTGCGTTGGAATCAAAAACGTCACCATGAACGAGCCCCACTTCCAGGGCCACTACCCCGGAACCCCGATCATGCCGGGTGTGCTCATCATTGAGGCGATGGCCCAGGCCGGGGCCGTCATCCTCCTTAGCGACCCCGAACTCAGCGGGCTCCTCCCCGTCATCGGCGGCATCGACAATGTCAAGTTCCGGCGGCAAGTCGTGCCCGGGGATCAGTTGCGGATGGAGATTGAACTCGTCAAATTCAAAGGGGCGGTTGGGAAAATCCACGCCGTCGCCTCCGTCGAAGGACAAACCGCTGCCGAAATGGACATGGTCTTCAAACTCATCCCACGCGGGTAA
- the lpxA gene encoding acyl-ACP--UDP-N-acetylglucosamine O-acyltransferase yields the protein MANIHPTAQVSPQAHVADDVDIGPFCVVEPKAVIGKACILQPHVTIKGNVVMGDNNKVCQGAILGGDPQDRKYQGEETFLEIGDDNFFGEYVTIHRATGAGNKTVIGDRNYIMAFVHMGHNGTITDDCTITNNVALAGHVTIEERATIGGMTGVHQFVRIGKFAMVGGMSRITRDCPPFLITEGMEQTVWDINAIGLRRIGIKPEARLALHKACKLIFKSKLALSNAIEIVRREVPQTDEVDYLIAFMERLYHGKNGRGDQR from the coding sequence TTGGCCAACATCCACCCCACCGCCCAGGTCAGCCCGCAAGCCCATGTCGCCGACGACGTGGACATCGGGCCGTTTTGCGTCGTCGAACCCAAAGCCGTCATCGGCAAAGCGTGCATCCTCCAGCCACACGTCACCATCAAGGGCAACGTCGTCATGGGGGACAACAATAAAGTTTGCCAAGGGGCCATCTTGGGGGGCGACCCGCAAGACCGCAAATACCAGGGGGAAGAAACGTTCCTGGAAATTGGGGACGACAACTTCTTTGGTGAATACGTCACCATCCACCGGGCCACTGGGGCCGGCAACAAAACCGTCATCGGCGACCGCAACTACATCATGGCGTTTGTCCACATGGGACACAACGGAACCATCACCGACGACTGCACCATCACCAACAACGTCGCCCTGGCCGGGCACGTCACAATCGAAGAGCGTGCGACCATCGGCGGCATGACCGGAGTCCACCAATTCGTCCGCATCGGCAAGTTTGCCATGGTTGGCGGCATGAGCCGAATCACGCGGGATTGCCCCCCGTTCCTGATCACCGAAGGGATGGAGCAAACCGTTTGGGATATCAATGCCATCGGCCTCCGCCGCATCGGTATCAAACCCGAGGCGAGGCTCGCCCTCCACAAGGCGTGCAAACTCATCTTCAAATCAAAACTCGCCCTCAGCAACGCCATCGAGATCGTCCGGAGGGAGGTTCCTCAAACTGATGAGGTCGATTACCTTATCGCCTTCATGGAACGGCTCTACCACGGCAAAAACGGGCGCGGAGACCAAAGGTAA
- a CDS encoding DUF1015 domain-containing protein, with protein sequence MATIRPFHGLRFNVDPNRLAKIVAPPYDVISPDQREVLAGQDPLNVVRLTLPEQEDGDRSKFVKYARSASQLEQWRREGVLSAEPEAAYYRYTQRFGVPGSHEVFERTKLVATIKVEPYSAKVVLPHEQTFPKHKEDRMRILEATRSHLECIFGLYEDADQSLHSLVCAAPAQLLTEFTTADDGIAHRFEKISDPVALQAITAKMADKSVWIADGHHRYETALAFRENLGALPGLVAEDFMMMALCSISDPGLVLLPTHRILKSMPLGPAELKSRMAEQFTVRDVPNEQLMAELQKIERSGGRALGVALPGGAGFVAEVENLDALVAEMAGTGGQDLQRLDVSILHGFVFAKLLGLTGHDFFTYTRLEHEALDSVESGSPAAFLMNPPTVDDMRRIALGGDFMPQKSTYYYPKLLSGMVMWSLKDFEA encoded by the coding sequence ATGGCAACGATTCGGCCGTTCCACGGCTTGCGGTTCAATGTCGATCCCAATCGTTTGGCAAAGATCGTGGCACCTCCCTACGATGTGATTTCTCCCGATCAGCGCGAAGTTTTGGCGGGCCAAGACCCCCTCAACGTCGTCCGGCTGACCTTGCCCGAGCAGGAAGACGGCGACCGGAGCAAATTCGTCAAATATGCCCGCAGCGCCAGCCAGCTTGAACAATGGCGCCGGGAAGGGGTTTTGAGCGCAGAGCCCGAGGCCGCCTATTATCGTTACACCCAGCGGTTCGGCGTTCCCGGTTCGCACGAGGTTTTTGAACGCACCAAGCTGGTGGCCACCATCAAGGTCGAGCCTTATTCGGCCAAGGTCGTGTTGCCCCACGAGCAAACTTTTCCCAAGCATAAAGAAGACCGCATGCGGATCTTGGAGGCCACGCGTAGCCATTTGGAATGCATTTTCGGGCTATATGAGGATGCCGACCAATCCCTTCATTCCCTGGTTTGTGCAGCCCCGGCCCAACTTCTCACGGAGTTCACAACTGCCGACGACGGCATTGCCCACAGATTCGAAAAAATTAGCGATCCGGTGGCATTGCAGGCGATCACGGCCAAAATGGCCGACAAATCCGTTTGGATCGCCGACGGCCACCACCGGTATGAAACCGCGTTGGCCTTCCGCGAGAATTTGGGTGCACTGCCCGGGCTGGTGGCCGAGGACTTCATGATGATGGCCTTGTGCAGCATCAGCGACCCCGGGTTGGTCTTGTTGCCCACCCACCGGATTCTGAAGTCGATGCCCCTGGGCCCCGCCGAGCTGAAGTCCCGGATGGCGGAACAGTTCACCGTGCGCGACGTCCCAAATGAGCAGCTTATGGCCGAACTGCAAAAGATCGAACGGTCTGGTGGCCGGGCCCTTGGGGTCGCACTGCCCGGAGGGGCCGGCTTTGTTGCCGAGGTTGAGAACTTGGATGCCTTGGTCGCCGAAATGGCGGGCACGGGTGGGCAAGATCTGCAGCGGTTGGATGTGAGCATTTTGCACGGCTTTGTTTTCGCCAAGCTCCTTGGCCTCACCGGCCACGACTTCTTCACTTACACCCGGTTGGAGCACGAGGCCCTGGATTCTGTCGAAAGCGGTTCTCCTGCGGCCTTCTTGATGAACCCGCCGACTGTTGACGATATGCGCCGGATCGCACTGGGCGGCGACTTCATGCCGCAAAAAAGCACCTATTACTATCCCAAGCTGTTGAGCGGGATGGTGATGTGGTCGTTAAAGGACTTTGAGGCATGA
- a CDS encoding polyprenyl synthetase family protein: MRYSGLAPGKRLRPALAMASAEAAGADPNVALDAGCAIELVHCFSLIHDDLPAIDNDDLRRGRPTCHKVFGEAMAILAGDALFALAFEIMSREPGPCVRILAQATGSHGLVGGEVLDILAEGQAGDMELLQTIHARKTGALLGACCEIGGFLGGADGEGQANLRGFGLKVGLAFQVADDVLNETSTPEQLGKAVGSDSELDKLTYPRLVGLEESRRIADQAVEEALELIKPFGSPASQLAELARYAVSRDW; the protein is encoded by the coding sequence ATGCGCTACTCCGGGCTGGCACCAGGGAAACGGCTGCGGCCGGCACTTGCCATGGCCTCGGCGGAGGCCGCTGGGGCCGACCCAAATGTTGCTCTCGATGCCGGTTGCGCCATCGAACTGGTGCATTGCTTTAGCCTAATCCACGACGATTTGCCCGCCATCGACAACGATGACCTGAGAAGGGGCAGGCCCACTTGCCACAAGGTTTTTGGCGAAGCGATGGCGATTTTGGCCGGCGATGCGCTTTTTGCCCTCGCCTTTGAAATCATGAGCCGCGAACCGGGGCCCTGTGTCCGCATTCTGGCCCAGGCAACGGGTTCCCACGGCCTCGTCGGGGGCGAGGTCCTCGACATCCTGGCCGAGGGCCAAGCTGGTGATATGGAACTTTTGCAAACCATCCATGCGCGGAAGACGGGGGCTCTGCTGGGGGCTTGTTGCGAAATCGGCGGATTCCTCGGTGGGGCCGATGGCGAAGGGCAGGCGAACCTGCGGGGGTTCGGGCTCAAAGTCGGCCTGGCGTTCCAAGTCGCCGACGATGTACTTAACGAGACCTCGACGCCTGAACAATTGGGCAAGGCAGTCGGCTCTGATTCCGAGCTGGACAAGCTCACCTACCCCAGGCTGGTGGGGCTCGAAGAGAGTCGCCGCATCGCCGATCAAGCCGTTGAAGAGGCTCTGGAATTGATCAAGCCGTTCGGCTCGCCAGCAAGCCAGCTCGCGGAACTAGCCCGCTATGCCGTCAGCCGGGATTGGTGA
- a CDS encoding M48 family metallopeptidase, giving the protein MAQRAQSSTRRKTFPDLSAEAFLAETDRKALAALQKVPLLPLVIKKFHESGLDRWIYCWNMAMSVRCGPKQYGTLHRITKECSDILDMPMPELYLTNNPFPNAHAGGVDRPYIVLRSGIVDTLDDEQLYHLIGHELGHIKAGHVLYQEVAWVLIPILEMIGRRTLGAGDVAQVALTAAFFEWSRQAEVTADRAGLLCSQDFSTSASANLMLTGGPNRLSHEASESQFLDQARTYQDMNLLDSIGKMMVFMFYGMRSTHPMPVHRVQQLERWYEGGDYGRILSGKYPKSDPVTNPG; this is encoded by the coding sequence ATGGCCCAGCGTGCCCAATCTTCAACCCGGCGAAAGACCTTTCCCGACCTCAGTGCCGAAGCCTTTTTAGCCGAAACCGACCGCAAGGCGCTGGCCGCGCTGCAAAAAGTGCCCCTGTTGCCCTTGGTCATCAAAAAGTTCCACGAGAGCGGGTTGGATCGGTGGATTTATTGTTGGAACATGGCGATGAGCGTACGGTGCGGCCCCAAACAGTACGGCACGTTGCACCGCATCACCAAAGAGTGCAGCGACATTTTGGACATGCCGATGCCGGAGCTCTACCTGACCAACAACCCGTTCCCCAACGCGCATGCGGGCGGGGTGGACCGGCCCTATATTGTGTTGCGCTCCGGAATCGTGGATACGCTGGACGACGAGCAGCTTTACCACCTGATTGGGCACGAATTGGGGCACATCAAGGCCGGACATGTGCTGTATCAAGAGGTGGCTTGGGTTTTGATCCCGATTTTGGAGATGATCGGGCGTCGGACGCTTGGGGCGGGCGATGTGGCCCAGGTCGCCCTGACGGCGGCATTCTTCGAGTGGTCCCGACAAGCCGAGGTCACCGCCGACCGGGCCGGGTTGCTGTGCTCCCAAGATTTTTCGACTTCGGCCAGTGCTAACCTGATGTTGACCGGCGGCCCCAACCGCCTATCGCATGAGGCGAGCGAATCACAATTCTTGGACCAGGCCCGAACCTACCAAGACATGAACCTGTTGGACAGCATCGGCAAGATGATGGTGTTCATGTTTTATGGCATGCGTTCCACCCACCCAATGCCCGTGCACCGCGTGCAGCAATTGGAGCGGTGGTACGAGGGCGGGGATTATGGCCGCATCCTCAGCGGCAAGTATCCCAAATCTGACCCGGTCACCAATCCCGGCTGA
- a CDS encoding PhzF family phenazine biosynthesis protein, translated as MQNPHPFALVEAFCTPQPGSGNPAGVVLLGEWPSDQAMQRLAGTLNQAETAFIGPDQSGKRIRWFTPTVEVRLCGHATLASAAFLASLEPADHFQFQSLSGLLTVGQENDRLVLDFPAFRPEPADVGEARPAFPNALELWKDRDDWMVVLPDESAVADYKPDFPVLREMGQRGLAITAPGSCSDFAYRFFAPQSGVDEDYATGSAQTYLVPFWAERLGKRTLTSLQLSKRQGMFESQLEGQRVKIGGTARILVAGQAEV; from the coding sequence ATGCAGAATCCCCACCCATTCGCCTTGGTCGAAGCCTTTTGCACCCCGCAACCCGGTTCCGGGAACCCCGCCGGGGTGGTCTTGCTCGGGGAATGGCCCTCCGACCAAGCAATGCAGCGGTTGGCCGGCACCCTCAACCAGGCGGAAACCGCCTTTATCGGCCCAGACCAATCAGGGAAGCGAATCCGTTGGTTCACCCCGACTGTGGAAGTGCGGCTTTGCGGCCACGCCACGCTGGCCAGCGCGGCGTTTCTAGCGTCGCTCGAACCGGCTGACCACTTTCAATTCCAGTCGCTATCCGGTTTGCTGACCGTTGGGCAAGAAAACGACCGCTTGGTATTGGATTTCCCAGCGTTTCGGCCAGAGCCTGCCGACGTCGGAGAAGCCCGGCCGGCGTTCCCCAATGCCTTGGAACTTTGGAAGGATCGGGATGACTGGATGGTTGTCTTGCCAGACGAATCCGCCGTCGCGGATTACAAGCCTGATTTCCCTGTTTTGCGGGAGATGGGTCAACGCGGTCTGGCCATCACAGCCCCCGGCAGTTGTTCTGATTTCGCCTATCGGTTCTTTGCCCCGCAATCCGGGGTCGATGAAGACTATGCCACCGGATCGGCGCAAACCTATCTTGTCCCGTTTTGGGCGGAACGGCTCGGCAAACGCACACTCACGAGCCTCCAGCTTTCCAAGCGGCAAGGGATGTTTGAGTCCCAGTTGGAGGGACAGCGGGTCAAAATCGGCGGGACGGCCCGCATCCTCGTCGCCGGACAAGCCGAGGTTTGA
- a CDS encoding chemotaxis protein CheX, with amino-acid sequence MKVEYVTPLVAASVNVINTLIATTPERGKLSARPQLFTSQQVNIVCGITGEIEGQVIYGMSLLTAKNMASKMLGGMAVKEFDQLAASAIAELGNMISGGSSSKLFESGFKTDITPPTIVKGPNISMSNLDIPTLVIPLAIADVGELEIAVSLRARQAQAA; translated from the coding sequence ATGAAAGTCGAGTACGTGACCCCGCTTGTCGCCGCATCGGTGAATGTGATCAACACGTTGATCGCAACAACTCCCGAGCGCGGCAAGCTTTCGGCGCGTCCGCAACTCTTCACGTCCCAGCAGGTCAACATCGTGTGCGGGATCACGGGCGAAATCGAAGGCCAGGTGATTTACGGGATGTCGCTGTTGACGGCCAAGAATATGGCGAGCAAAATGCTGGGCGGTATGGCCGTCAAGGAGTTCGACCAGCTGGCGGCATCGGCCATTGCCGAACTTGGCAACATGATCAGCGGCGGATCTTCGAGCAAGCTATTCGAATCGGGATTCAAAACCGACATCACCCCGCCGACCATCGTCAAAGGCCCCAACATCTCGATGTCAAACCTGGACATCCCAACCTTGGTGATCCCCCTCGCCATTGCGGATGTCGGTGAACTGGAAATCGCGGTCAGCCTTCGCGCCCGCCAAGCCCAAGCCGCGTAA
- a CDS encoding response regulator produces the protein MAKRILITDDALFMRVTLKNILSSNGYEVVGEAENGAQAVKLYGELKPDLVTMDITMPEMDGLEALKQIKALDSNAKVVMCTAMGQKNMVVEAIQSGAKDFIVKPFQPDRVLEAVGKLLAA, from the coding sequence ATGGCGAAACGCATCCTGATCACAGACGACGCGCTCTTCATGCGGGTCACCTTGAAAAACATCCTCAGCTCCAACGGCTACGAGGTCGTTGGCGAGGCTGAAAATGGGGCTCAGGCGGTTAAGCTCTATGGCGAGCTCAAGCCGGATCTGGTCACTATGGACATCACCATGCCGGAAATGGACGGCCTGGAGGCCCTTAAGCAGATTAAGGCCTTGGATTCCAACGCCAAGGTAGTGATGTGCACGGCCATGGGTCAAAAGAACATGGTTGTGGAGGCGATCCAGAGCGGCGCCAAGGACTTCATCGTCAAGCCGTTCCAGCCCGATCGAGTTTTGGAAGCCGTTGGCAAACTCTTGGCCGCCTAA
- a CDS encoding chemotaxis response regulator protein-glutamate methylesterase, whose translation MTKQRILVVDDSPFVRRMMTDWIGAEPDMEVVGVAKNGQEGVEMASVLKPDLVTLDVEMPVMSGLEALPLIVSGGTKVLMVSSVTQKGAAATMEALEKGAFDFVAKPNNSSSLQFVECKAETLEKIRAARYVRALVSRKPVVAASRPMGRTDKVILIASSTGGPSTLRTLWEGLPKGFPAPIVIVQHMPAGFTESLAKRLDSTGTVPCREAADGLPLVPGQAVLAPAGKHLVLDQHLHLRMTDEDRIHGVKPAADYLFNSAAKYLGSRSVGVVLTGMGRDGAAGAVEIRKAGGVVLGESQESCVIYGMPKAAKEAGGIDREFDLAEMAAAIVATLTGKVARAS comes from the coding sequence ATGACCAAACAGAGGATCTTGGTAGTTGACGACTCGCCGTTTGTGCGACGCATGATGACGGATTGGATCGGCGCAGAACCGGATATGGAAGTCGTCGGCGTGGCCAAAAACGGCCAAGAAGGGGTCGAAATGGCTTCCGTCCTCAAGCCAGATCTGGTGACCTTGGATGTCGAGATGCCCGTGATGTCGGGGCTGGAAGCCCTGCCGTTGATCGTTTCCGGCGGAACCAAGGTGCTCATGGTTTCATCGGTCACCCAAAAGGGTGCTGCCGCCACAATGGAAGCGCTCGAGAAGGGGGCATTCGATTTTGTTGCCAAGCCGAACAACTCGTCGAGCTTGCAGTTTGTCGAATGCAAGGCAGAAACGCTGGAAAAAATTCGGGCCGCCCGCTATGTCCGCGCCTTGGTGAGCCGGAAGCCGGTCGTTGCCGCATCCCGCCCGATGGGCCGGACGGACAAAGTCATTTTGATCGCCAGTTCCACGGGTGGCCCCTCAACTCTGCGAACTTTGTGGGAAGGACTCCCGAAAGGGTTCCCGGCCCCCATCGTCATCGTGCAGCACATGCCCGCCGGGTTCACGGAATCTTTGGCCAAGCGGCTGGATTCAACCGGGACCGTCCCGTGCCGCGAAGCGGCCGACGGCCTGCCGTTGGTTCCCGGACAAGCTGTTTTGGCTCCGGCTGGCAAGCACTTGGTTTTAGATCAGCACCTGCATTTGCGGATGACTGACGAAGACCGGATCCACGGGGTCAAGCCGGCAGCCGACTATTTGTTCAATTCGGCGGCCAAATATCTGGGATCCCGCTCTGTCGGGGTTGTGCTCACCGGCATGGGGCGCGATGGTGCCGCCGGGGCCGTCGAGATCAGGAAGGCGGGGGGCGTCGTCTTGGGCGAATCCCAGGAAAGCTGTGTGATCTACGGAATGCCGAAGGCAGCGAAGGAAGCGGGCGGCATTGACCGGGAGTTCGATTTGGCGGAAATGGCAGCGGCCATTGTCGCTACATTGACGGGGAAGGTGGCGCGTGCTTCCTAA